The following are encoded together in the Parambassis ranga chromosome 20, fParRan2.1, whole genome shotgun sequence genome:
- the ctdspla gene encoding CTD (carboxy-terminal domain, RNA polymerase II, polypeptide A) small phosphatase-like a isoform X5, whose amino-acid sequence MTSLNKRGGESRAGSTDRSQALLRRLKISQSNSSLKKHRSRSIFSPFFCCFRNYNDYHVEPPPANNKTLSLPPPPEENGSPPKQPPAKFLLPEVSIADYSKNCVVIDLDETLVHSSFKPISNADFIVPVEIDGTVHQVYVLKRPHVDEFLQKMGEMFECILFTASLAKYADPVADLLDQWGVFRARLFRESCVFHRGNYVKDLSRLGRELSKVIIIDNSPASYIFHPENAVPVQSWFDDMTDTELLDLIPLFEGLSKEEDVYSLLQSLRNR is encoded by the exons ATGACTAGTCTTAACAAGAGGGGAGGGGAGTCACGGGCCGGCTCCACAGATCGCTCCCAGGCTCTGCTGAGAAGACTTAAGA TCTCCCAGTCCAACAGCAGCCTCAAGAAGCACCGGAGTCGGAGCATATTCAGCCCCTTCTTCTGCTGCTTCCGCAACTACAATGACTACCATGTGGAGCCACCACCCGCCAACAACAAGACACTCTCCCTGCCTCCGCCGCCAGAGGAGAACGGCAGTCCTCCCAAG CAGCCTCCAGCCAAGTTCCTTCTGCCAGAGGTCAGTATAGCAGACTACAGCAAGAACTGTGTGGTGATCGACCTGGACGAAACCCTCGTACACAGCTCCTTTAAG CCCATCAGTAATGCAGACTTCATCGTTCCAGTGGAGATTGATGGCACCGTTCATCAG GTTTATGTGCTGAAGAGGCCGCATGTGGACGAGTTCCTCCAGAAGATGGGGGAGATGTTCGAGTGCATCCTCTTCACAGCAAGCTTAGCTAAG TATGCTGACCCTGTGGCGGACCTGCTGGACCAGTGGGGGGTGTTCCGTGCCCGGCTCTTCAGGGAatcctgtgttttccacagaGGAAACTATGTCAAAGACCTCAGTCGGCTGGGCCGAGAGCTCAGTAAAGTCATCATCATAGACAACTCACCTGCCTCCTACATCTTCCACCCCGAGAATGCA GTCCCAGTGCAGTCCTGGTTTGACGACATGACGGACACGGAGCTGCTGGATCTAATTCCCCTGTTTGAGGGCCTCAGTAAAGAGGAGGACGTTTACAGTCTGTTACAGAGCCTGAGGAACAGGTAG
- the ctdspla gene encoding CTD (carboxy-terminal domain, RNA polymerase II, polypeptide A) small phosphatase-like a isoform X8, which translates to MLSWKLICFSQSNSSLKKHRSRSIFSPFFCCFRNYNDYHVEPPPANNKTLSLPPPPEENGSPPKCDQVQVIPIPSQPPAKFLLPEVSIADYSKNCVVIDLDETLVHSSFKPISNADFIVPVEIDGTVHQVYVLKRPHVDEFLQKMGEMFECILFTASLAKYADPVADLLDQWGVFRARLFRESCVFHRGNYVKDLSRLGRELSKVIIIDNSPASYIFHPENAVPVQSWFDDMTDTELLDLIPLFEGLSKEEDVYSLLQSLRNR; encoded by the exons ATGTTGTCTTGGAAGCTGATCTGTT TCTCCCAGTCCAACAGCAGCCTCAAGAAGCACCGGAGTCGGAGCATATTCAGCCCCTTCTTCTGCTGCTTCCGCAACTACAATGACTACCATGTGGAGCCACCACCCGCCAACAACAAGACACTCTCCCTGCCTCCGCCGCCAGAGGAGAACGGCAGTCCTCCCAAG TGTGACCAGGTCCAGGTCATCCCCATACCCAGT CAGCCTCCAGCCAAGTTCCTTCTGCCAGAGGTCAGTATAGCAGACTACAGCAAGAACTGTGTGGTGATCGACCTGGACGAAACCCTCGTACACAGCTCCTTTAAG CCCATCAGTAATGCAGACTTCATCGTTCCAGTGGAGATTGATGGCACCGTTCATCAG GTTTATGTGCTGAAGAGGCCGCATGTGGACGAGTTCCTCCAGAAGATGGGGGAGATGTTCGAGTGCATCCTCTTCACAGCAAGCTTAGCTAAG TATGCTGACCCTGTGGCGGACCTGCTGGACCAGTGGGGGGTGTTCCGTGCCCGGCTCTTCAGGGAatcctgtgttttccacagaGGAAACTATGTCAAAGACCTCAGTCGGCTGGGCCGAGAGCTCAGTAAAGTCATCATCATAGACAACTCACCTGCCTCCTACATCTTCCACCCCGAGAATGCA GTCCCAGTGCAGTCCTGGTTTGACGACATGACGGACACGGAGCTGCTGGATCTAATTCCCCTGTTTGAGGGCCTCAGTAAAGAGGAGGACGTTTACAGTCTGTTACAGAGCCTGAGGAACAGGTAG
- the ctdspla gene encoding CTD (carboxy-terminal domain, RNA polymerase II, polypeptide A) small phosphatase-like a isoform X2, protein MTSLNKRGGESRAGSTDRSQALLRRLKISQSNSSLKKHRSRSIFSPFFCCFRNYNDYHVEPPPANNKTLSLPPPPEENGSPPKCDQVQVIPIPSPPAKFLLPEVSIADYSKNCVVIDLDETLVHSSFKPISNADFIVPVEIDGTVHQVYVLKRPHVDEFLQKMGEMFECILFTASLAKYADPVADLLDQWGVFRARLFRESCVFHRGNYVKDLSRLGRELSKVIIIDNSPASYIFHPENAVPVQSWFDDMTDTELLDLIPLFEGLSKEEDVYSLLQSLRNR, encoded by the exons ATGACTAGTCTTAACAAGAGGGGAGGGGAGTCACGGGCCGGCTCCACAGATCGCTCCCAGGCTCTGCTGAGAAGACTTAAGA TCTCCCAGTCCAACAGCAGCCTCAAGAAGCACCGGAGTCGGAGCATATTCAGCCCCTTCTTCTGCTGCTTCCGCAACTACAATGACTACCATGTGGAGCCACCACCCGCCAACAACAAGACACTCTCCCTGCCTCCGCCGCCAGAGGAGAACGGCAGTCCTCCCAAG TGTGACCAGGTCCAGGTCATCCCCATACCCAGT CCTCCAGCCAAGTTCCTTCTGCCAGAGGTCAGTATAGCAGACTACAGCAAGAACTGTGTGGTGATCGACCTGGACGAAACCCTCGTACACAGCTCCTTTAAG CCCATCAGTAATGCAGACTTCATCGTTCCAGTGGAGATTGATGGCACCGTTCATCAG GTTTATGTGCTGAAGAGGCCGCATGTGGACGAGTTCCTCCAGAAGATGGGGGAGATGTTCGAGTGCATCCTCTTCACAGCAAGCTTAGCTAAG TATGCTGACCCTGTGGCGGACCTGCTGGACCAGTGGGGGGTGTTCCGTGCCCGGCTCTTCAGGGAatcctgtgttttccacagaGGAAACTATGTCAAAGACCTCAGTCGGCTGGGCCGAGAGCTCAGTAAAGTCATCATCATAGACAACTCACCTGCCTCCTACATCTTCCACCCCGAGAATGCA GTCCCAGTGCAGTCCTGGTTTGACGACATGACGGACACGGAGCTGCTGGATCTAATTCCCCTGTTTGAGGGCCTCAGTAAAGAGGAGGACGTTTACAGTCTGTTACAGAGCCTGAGGAACAGGTAG
- the ctdspla gene encoding CTD (carboxy-terminal domain, RNA polymerase II, polypeptide A) small phosphatase-like a isoform X6, which produces MTSLNKRGGESRAGSTDRSQALLRRLKISQSNSSLKKHRSRSIFSPFFCCFRNYNDYHVEPPPANNKTLSLPPPPEENGSPPKPPAKFLLPEVSIADYSKNCVVIDLDETLVHSSFKPISNADFIVPVEIDGTVHQVYVLKRPHVDEFLQKMGEMFECILFTASLAKYADPVADLLDQWGVFRARLFRESCVFHRGNYVKDLSRLGRELSKVIIIDNSPASYIFHPENAVPVQSWFDDMTDTELLDLIPLFEGLSKEEDVYSLLQSLRNR; this is translated from the exons ATGACTAGTCTTAACAAGAGGGGAGGGGAGTCACGGGCCGGCTCCACAGATCGCTCCCAGGCTCTGCTGAGAAGACTTAAGA TCTCCCAGTCCAACAGCAGCCTCAAGAAGCACCGGAGTCGGAGCATATTCAGCCCCTTCTTCTGCTGCTTCCGCAACTACAATGACTACCATGTGGAGCCACCACCCGCCAACAACAAGACACTCTCCCTGCCTCCGCCGCCAGAGGAGAACGGCAGTCCTCCCAAG CCTCCAGCCAAGTTCCTTCTGCCAGAGGTCAGTATAGCAGACTACAGCAAGAACTGTGTGGTGATCGACCTGGACGAAACCCTCGTACACAGCTCCTTTAAG CCCATCAGTAATGCAGACTTCATCGTTCCAGTGGAGATTGATGGCACCGTTCATCAG GTTTATGTGCTGAAGAGGCCGCATGTGGACGAGTTCCTCCAGAAGATGGGGGAGATGTTCGAGTGCATCCTCTTCACAGCAAGCTTAGCTAAG TATGCTGACCCTGTGGCGGACCTGCTGGACCAGTGGGGGGTGTTCCGTGCCCGGCTCTTCAGGGAatcctgtgttttccacagaGGAAACTATGTCAAAGACCTCAGTCGGCTGGGCCGAGAGCTCAGTAAAGTCATCATCATAGACAACTCACCTGCCTCCTACATCTTCCACCCCGAGAATGCA GTCCCAGTGCAGTCCTGGTTTGACGACATGACGGACACGGAGCTGCTGGATCTAATTCCCCTGTTTGAGGGCCTCAGTAAAGAGGAGGACGTTTACAGTCTGTTACAGAGCCTGAGGAACAGGTAG
- the ctdspla gene encoding CTD (carboxy-terminal domain, RNA polymerase II, polypeptide A) small phosphatase-like a isoform X4 → MDNTSIITQVANPKEEESISSSPDKVSQSNSSLKKHRSRSIFSPFFCCFRNYNDYHVEPPPANNKTLSLPPPPEENGSPPKCDQVQVIPIPSPPAKFLLPEVSIADYSKNCVVIDLDETLVHSSFKPISNADFIVPVEIDGTVHQVYVLKRPHVDEFLQKMGEMFECILFTASLAKYADPVADLLDQWGVFRARLFRESCVFHRGNYVKDLSRLGRELSKVIIIDNSPASYIFHPENAVPVQSWFDDMTDTELLDLIPLFEGLSKEEDVYSLLQSLRNR, encoded by the exons ATGGACAACACGTCCATAATAACACAGGTTGCAAATccgaaagaggaggagagcatttCTTCAAGTCCAGATAAAG TCTCCCAGTCCAACAGCAGCCTCAAGAAGCACCGGAGTCGGAGCATATTCAGCCCCTTCTTCTGCTGCTTCCGCAACTACAATGACTACCATGTGGAGCCACCACCCGCCAACAACAAGACACTCTCCCTGCCTCCGCCGCCAGAGGAGAACGGCAGTCCTCCCAAG TGTGACCAGGTCCAGGTCATCCCCATACCCAGT CCTCCAGCCAAGTTCCTTCTGCCAGAGGTCAGTATAGCAGACTACAGCAAGAACTGTGTGGTGATCGACCTGGACGAAACCCTCGTACACAGCTCCTTTAAG CCCATCAGTAATGCAGACTTCATCGTTCCAGTGGAGATTGATGGCACCGTTCATCAG GTTTATGTGCTGAAGAGGCCGCATGTGGACGAGTTCCTCCAGAAGATGGGGGAGATGTTCGAGTGCATCCTCTTCACAGCAAGCTTAGCTAAG TATGCTGACCCTGTGGCGGACCTGCTGGACCAGTGGGGGGTGTTCCGTGCCCGGCTCTTCAGGGAatcctgtgttttccacagaGGAAACTATGTCAAAGACCTCAGTCGGCTGGGCCGAGAGCTCAGTAAAGTCATCATCATAGACAACTCACCTGCCTCCTACATCTTCCACCCCGAGAATGCA GTCCCAGTGCAGTCCTGGTTTGACGACATGACGGACACGGAGCTGCTGGATCTAATTCCCCTGTTTGAGGGCCTCAGTAAAGAGGAGGACGTTTACAGTCTGTTACAGAGCCTGAGGAACAGGTAG
- the ctdspla gene encoding CTD (carboxy-terminal domain, RNA polymerase II, polypeptide A) small phosphatase-like a isoform X7: MDNTSIITQVANPKEEESISSSPDKVSQSNSSLKKHRSRSIFSPFFCCFRNYNDYHVEPPPANNKTLSLPPPPEENGSPPKPPAKFLLPEVSIADYSKNCVVIDLDETLVHSSFKPISNADFIVPVEIDGTVHQVYVLKRPHVDEFLQKMGEMFECILFTASLAKYADPVADLLDQWGVFRARLFRESCVFHRGNYVKDLSRLGRELSKVIIIDNSPASYIFHPENAVPVQSWFDDMTDTELLDLIPLFEGLSKEEDVYSLLQSLRNR; this comes from the exons ATGGACAACACGTCCATAATAACACAGGTTGCAAATccgaaagaggaggagagcatttCTTCAAGTCCAGATAAAG TCTCCCAGTCCAACAGCAGCCTCAAGAAGCACCGGAGTCGGAGCATATTCAGCCCCTTCTTCTGCTGCTTCCGCAACTACAATGACTACCATGTGGAGCCACCACCCGCCAACAACAAGACACTCTCCCTGCCTCCGCCGCCAGAGGAGAACGGCAGTCCTCCCAAG CCTCCAGCCAAGTTCCTTCTGCCAGAGGTCAGTATAGCAGACTACAGCAAGAACTGTGTGGTGATCGACCTGGACGAAACCCTCGTACACAGCTCCTTTAAG CCCATCAGTAATGCAGACTTCATCGTTCCAGTGGAGATTGATGGCACCGTTCATCAG GTTTATGTGCTGAAGAGGCCGCATGTGGACGAGTTCCTCCAGAAGATGGGGGAGATGTTCGAGTGCATCCTCTTCACAGCAAGCTTAGCTAAG TATGCTGACCCTGTGGCGGACCTGCTGGACCAGTGGGGGGTGTTCCGTGCCCGGCTCTTCAGGGAatcctgtgttttccacagaGGAAACTATGTCAAAGACCTCAGTCGGCTGGGCCGAGAGCTCAGTAAAGTCATCATCATAGACAACTCACCTGCCTCCTACATCTTCCACCCCGAGAATGCA GTCCCAGTGCAGTCCTGGTTTGACGACATGACGGACACGGAGCTGCTGGATCTAATTCCCCTGTTTGAGGGCCTCAGTAAAGAGGAGGACGTTTACAGTCTGTTACAGAGCCTGAGGAACAGGTAG
- the ctdspla gene encoding CTD (carboxy-terminal domain, RNA polymerase II, polypeptide A) small phosphatase-like a isoform X3 encodes MDNTSIITQVANPKEEESISSSPDKVSQSNSSLKKHRSRSIFSPFFCCFRNYNDYHVEPPPANNKTLSLPPPPEENGSPPKCDQVQVIPIPSQPPAKFLLPEVSIADYSKNCVVIDLDETLVHSSFKPISNADFIVPVEIDGTVHQVYVLKRPHVDEFLQKMGEMFECILFTASLAKYADPVADLLDQWGVFRARLFRESCVFHRGNYVKDLSRLGRELSKVIIIDNSPASYIFHPENAVPVQSWFDDMTDTELLDLIPLFEGLSKEEDVYSLLQSLRNR; translated from the exons ATGGACAACACGTCCATAATAACACAGGTTGCAAATccgaaagaggaggagagcatttCTTCAAGTCCAGATAAAG TCTCCCAGTCCAACAGCAGCCTCAAGAAGCACCGGAGTCGGAGCATATTCAGCCCCTTCTTCTGCTGCTTCCGCAACTACAATGACTACCATGTGGAGCCACCACCCGCCAACAACAAGACACTCTCCCTGCCTCCGCCGCCAGAGGAGAACGGCAGTCCTCCCAAG TGTGACCAGGTCCAGGTCATCCCCATACCCAGT CAGCCTCCAGCCAAGTTCCTTCTGCCAGAGGTCAGTATAGCAGACTACAGCAAGAACTGTGTGGTGATCGACCTGGACGAAACCCTCGTACACAGCTCCTTTAAG CCCATCAGTAATGCAGACTTCATCGTTCCAGTGGAGATTGATGGCACCGTTCATCAG GTTTATGTGCTGAAGAGGCCGCATGTGGACGAGTTCCTCCAGAAGATGGGGGAGATGTTCGAGTGCATCCTCTTCACAGCAAGCTTAGCTAAG TATGCTGACCCTGTGGCGGACCTGCTGGACCAGTGGGGGGTGTTCCGTGCCCGGCTCTTCAGGGAatcctgtgttttccacagaGGAAACTATGTCAAAGACCTCAGTCGGCTGGGCCGAGAGCTCAGTAAAGTCATCATCATAGACAACTCACCTGCCTCCTACATCTTCCACCCCGAGAATGCA GTCCCAGTGCAGTCCTGGTTTGACGACATGACGGACACGGAGCTGCTGGATCTAATTCCCCTGTTTGAGGGCCTCAGTAAAGAGGAGGACGTTTACAGTCTGTTACAGAGCCTGAGGAACAGGTAG
- the ctdspla gene encoding CTD (carboxy-terminal domain, RNA polymerase II, polypeptide A) small phosphatase-like a isoform X1 produces MTSLNKRGGESRAGSTDRSQALLRRLKISQSNSSLKKHRSRSIFSPFFCCFRNYNDYHVEPPPANNKTLSLPPPPEENGSPPKCDQVQVIPIPSQPPAKFLLPEVSIADYSKNCVVIDLDETLVHSSFKPISNADFIVPVEIDGTVHQVYVLKRPHVDEFLQKMGEMFECILFTASLAKYADPVADLLDQWGVFRARLFRESCVFHRGNYVKDLSRLGRELSKVIIIDNSPASYIFHPENAVPVQSWFDDMTDTELLDLIPLFEGLSKEEDVYSLLQSLRNR; encoded by the exons ATGACTAGTCTTAACAAGAGGGGAGGGGAGTCACGGGCCGGCTCCACAGATCGCTCCCAGGCTCTGCTGAGAAGACTTAAGA TCTCCCAGTCCAACAGCAGCCTCAAGAAGCACCGGAGTCGGAGCATATTCAGCCCCTTCTTCTGCTGCTTCCGCAACTACAATGACTACCATGTGGAGCCACCACCCGCCAACAACAAGACACTCTCCCTGCCTCCGCCGCCAGAGGAGAACGGCAGTCCTCCCAAG TGTGACCAGGTCCAGGTCATCCCCATACCCAGT CAGCCTCCAGCCAAGTTCCTTCTGCCAGAGGTCAGTATAGCAGACTACAGCAAGAACTGTGTGGTGATCGACCTGGACGAAACCCTCGTACACAGCTCCTTTAAG CCCATCAGTAATGCAGACTTCATCGTTCCAGTGGAGATTGATGGCACCGTTCATCAG GTTTATGTGCTGAAGAGGCCGCATGTGGACGAGTTCCTCCAGAAGATGGGGGAGATGTTCGAGTGCATCCTCTTCACAGCAAGCTTAGCTAAG TATGCTGACCCTGTGGCGGACCTGCTGGACCAGTGGGGGGTGTTCCGTGCCCGGCTCTTCAGGGAatcctgtgttttccacagaGGAAACTATGTCAAAGACCTCAGTCGGCTGGGCCGAGAGCTCAGTAAAGTCATCATCATAGACAACTCACCTGCCTCCTACATCTTCCACCCCGAGAATGCA GTCCCAGTGCAGTCCTGGTTTGACGACATGACGGACACGGAGCTGCTGGATCTAATTCCCCTGTTTGAGGGCCTCAGTAAAGAGGAGGACGTTTACAGTCTGTTACAGAGCCTGAGGAACAGGTAG